A window of Longimicrobium sp. genomic DNA:
ATGCCGGAAGATGGCGCTCTCGCATGCCCTGAGGTGAACCCAGTCGGAGAGCCGGATGCGGGAAATCCGCACGTCCGGTTCGATGAGCGGGTCGGGGAAACCGGGCGAACATGCCGCGGCGCCCCGACTCGACTCTACTGAAACCAGTCTTTTAGCGGATCTGGTATCAGTGTGCCATGCCGCCGCCGCCGCTCGCCCTGCCCCTGCGCATGAGGAGCAGGAGGGGGAGGGTGAGCCCCATCCCGATGCCGAACATCAGGAACAGGTGCTCGTAGCTGAGCATGGCCGCCTGCCGCATCACCTGGCCCTGGATCAGCGCGATGGCCTTGGTCTCCGCCACGGGCGCGGGGGTGCCCTTCGCGATCATCGCCTGCGTGATCATGGCCAGCCGCTCGCGCGTGGCCTCGCCGTAGCGGCTCACGTGCTCGCTCAGCGCGGCGTAGTTCTGCCCGCGGAAGCGGCTCACCAGCGTGGCCGTGACCGCGATGCCGATGCTGCCGCCCAGCTGCCGCGTCAGGTTGTACAGCCCGGTGCCGTTGGGAATCTTCTCCATCGGCAGCTCGGCCAGCGCCAGGTTGGTCATGGGGACGAAGATCAGCCCCAGCCCCACCCCACGCAGGATCAGCGGCCAGAAGAAGTCGCCCTGCCCGCTCTCGGTGGTGAAGTGGCCGTGCATCCACATCGACGCGCCGAAGATGGCCACGCCGCACACCACCAGGATGCGCCCGTCGATCTTCCCCGTCGTCCTCGCCATCGCTGCCATGGTGAAGGCGCTGGCCAGCGCGCCGGGGAGGATGACGAACCCCGTCTGCTCCGCCGTGAAGCCCAGCAGCGTCTGGAGATAGACGGGGAGCACGAACACCGTGGCGTACAGGCAGCACCCCAGCATGGCCGCGAAGGTGATCCCCGCGGTGAACTGCCGGTTCTTCAGGATGCGCAGGTCCACGATGGGGTGCTCGGTGGTCAGCTCGTGCCACACGAACCAGACGAGCGAGACCGCGCTCACCACGGCGTACAGCAGCACCTCCTTCGAGTCGAACCAGTCCAGCCGCTCGCCCCGCTCCAGCATGGTCTGCAGGCACCCGATCCCGGCGATCAGCAGGCCCAAGCCCAGCCAGTCCACCCGTTCCACCTTCTGGGCGAAGCGGCTGTCGCGGATGAAGCCCAGCGTCATCGCCAGCGCGATCATCCCCAGCGGCACGTTGATGTAGAAGATCCACGGCCAGCTGAGCGCGTCGGTGATGTATCCCCCCAGCGTGGGGCCCAGCGTCGGCCCCACCATCACCCCCATCCCGAAGATGGCCATCGCCGTCCCGAACTCTTCCCTCGGGAAGACTTCGTAGAGGATGGACTGCGAGGTGGAGAGCAGCGCCCCGCCGCCGACGCCCTGCACGATGCGCCAGAAGACCAGCGCCTGGAGCGTGTGCGCGTTGCCGCAGAAGAACGAGGCGACGGTGAAGAGGGCGATGGAGGCGGCGAAGTAGCGCCGCCGCCCGAAGCGCGCCGAGAGCCACCCGGTGATGGGAAGCACGATCACGTTGGCGACGACGTATCCGGTCGACACCCAGGCGATCTGGTCCAGCGTGGCGCCCAGCGTGCCCATCATGTGCGGCACGGCCACGTTCACGATGCTGGTGTCCAGCAGCTCCAGCACCGACGCCAGCGTGACCGTCAGCGCGATCAGGTAGCGGTTGCGGTACGGGTCGTCCGCGGCCGCCGCCCGCGCAGCAACGCGGGCGGCGGGGAACGGCAGCGTCCGGGTAGACGTGCTCACGGCCGGATCAGCTCCGCGCCTTGATGCGGACGAAGGCGCTCATCCCCGGGCGCAGCGGGAACCCCGCGTCGCCGCGCCCGTCGAAGCGGATGCGCACGGGAATGCGCTGCACCACCTTGGTGTAGTTCCCCGTGGCGTTGTCCGGCGGCAGCAGCGAGAAGCGCGCGCCGGTGGCCGGGCTGATGCTTTCCAGCCGCCCGTGGAAGGTGTGGCCCGGATAGGCGTCCACCTCGACCTCCACCGGGTCGCCCGGACGCAGGTCGCGCGTCTGCGTTTCCTTCAGGTTGGCCGTCACCCACACGTCGTTCAGGGGGACCACGGTCATCACCGGCTGGCCGGGCTGCACCAGCTGCCCCACCTCCACCGACTTCTTGGCGACCACGCCGTCCATCGGCGCGGTGACCACCGAGTAGGAGAGCTGCAGCGCCGCCGCGTCGCGCGCCGCGCGCGCCGACTCGATCTTGGAGCGCGTCACGCGCACGCCCGCGCCGGCCGCGGTGGCCTGGCTGCTGGCGGCGCTGGCGTTCTCGCGCGCGGCCTGCACCTGCGCGTCGGCCGCGGCCGCGGCGGCCACCACCGCGTCGTACTGCTGCTTGGAAACGATGTTGCGCTCGGCCAGCGGG
This region includes:
- a CDS encoding DHA2 family efflux MFS transporter permease subunit; translation: MSTSTRTLPFPAARVAARAAAADDPYRNRYLIALTVTLASVLELLDTSIVNVAVPHMMGTLGATLDQIAWVSTGYVVANVIVLPITGWLSARFGRRRYFAASIALFTVASFFCGNAHTLQALVFWRIVQGVGGGALLSTSQSILYEVFPREEFGTAMAIFGMGVMVGPTLGPTLGGYITDALSWPWIFYINVPLGMIALAMTLGFIRDSRFAQKVERVDWLGLGLLIAGIGCLQTMLERGERLDWFDSKEVLLYAVVSAVSLVWFVWHELTTEHPIVDLRILKNRQFTAGITFAAMLGCCLYATVFVLPVYLQTLLGFTAEQTGFVILPGALASAFTMAAMARTTGKIDGRILVVCGVAIFGASMWMHGHFTTESGQGDFFWPLILRGVGLGLIFVPMTNLALAELPMEKIPNGTGLYNLTRQLGGSIGIAVTATLVSRFRGQNYAALSEHVSRYGEATRERLAMITQAMIAKGTPAPVAETKAIALIQGQVMRQAAMLSYEHLFLMFGIGMGLTLPLLLLMRRGRASGGGGMAH
- a CDS encoding HlyD family secretion protein, yielding MANATAKMNTATDAPAGPQRVTLSPDGAAAPDAPKKKRPVLPILAVLLLALVGYFGYRWWQGRNWETTDNAQVEGHVTPVLPRVGGYVASVRVEENQQVHRGDTLMVLDDRDLRAKLEAAEADLAAAEEQTTGGSGQAVAQAAAAQATAGAARANITAAQANATKAHRDVERLRPLAERNIVSKQQYDAVVAAAAAADAQVQAARENASAASSQATAAGAGVRVTRSKIESARAARDAAALQLSYSVVTAPMDGVVAKKSVEVGQLVQPGQPVMTVVPLNDVWVTANLKETQTRDLRPGDPVEVEVDAYPGHTFHGRLESISPATGARFSLLPPDNATGNYTKVVQRIPVRIRFDGRGDAGFPLRPGMSAFVRIKARS